The sequence CAGGTGCGACCAGTCAGCGGTCATGGCATCCTCAGAGGAAACCGGACGCAGCACGATCGGGTGGCCGTAGGTGCGGTGATCGCCCTGTACGCCTACCGAGCGCACGTCAGCGAGCAGCACTACTGGCATCTGCCAAACTTCGTCATCCAGCCCTGCAGCGGTCAGCTCGGCGCGAGCGATCGCGTCAGCCTTGCGCAGGATGGACAGGCGTTCTTCGTTGACGGCGCCGATGATGCGGATACCCAGGCCTGGGCCGGGGAATGGCTGGCGGCCAACGATTTCTTCAGGCAAGCCCAGTTCGCGGCCCACGGCACGTACTTCATCCTTGAACAGGGTACGCAGTGGTTCAACCAGTTCGAACTGCAGGTCCTCTGGCAAGCCGCCCACGTTGTGGTGGCTCTTGATGTTCGAGGTGCCTTCGCCGCCGCCGGACTCGACGATGTCCGGGTACAAGGTGCCCTGTACCAGGAACTTCACCGGTTCGCCCTCGGAAGCGGCTTCAGCGATGATTGCTGCTTCTGCTGCTTCGAAGGCGCGGATGAATTCGCGGCCGATGATCTTGCGCTTGGTCTCCGGATCGGTGACACCGTCCAGAGCGGTCAGGAAGCGTTCGCGCTCGTCGGCAATGTACAGCTTGGCGCCGGTGGAAGCTACGAAGTCCTTTTCAACCTGCTCGGCTTCGCCTTCGCGCAGCAGGCCGTGGTTGACGAACACGCAGGTGAGCTGGTCACCGATGGCGCGCTGCACCAGGGCAGCTGCAACAGCGGAATCCACGCCGCCGGACAGGCCGCAGATGGCCTTGCCGGTGCCGACCTGGGCGCGGATGCGCTCGATCTGCTCGTCAGCGATGTTGTCAGCGGTCCAGTCGCCCTTCAGGCCTGCACCGTTGTACAGGAAGTTCTCCAGGACATCCTGGCCGTACTCGCAGTGCTTGACCTCTGGGTGCCACTGCACGCCGTACAGGCGCTTGGCCTCATTGGCGAAAGCGGCAACTGGAGCGCCAGCGGTGGTTGCCAGTACTTCAAAGCCTTCTGGAGCCTTGGAGACGGCATCGCCGTGGCTCATCCAAACGGTAGGAGCCTGTGCGGCGCCTGCCAGGATGGAGCGTGCTTCGCCATCAAAGGTGGTTGCGGTGCGGCCGTACTCGCGCAGGCCGGTTTCCGACACGGTTCCGCCCAAGGCATTGGCCATGGCTTGGAAGCCGTAGCAGATGCCCAAGACCGGCACGCCGGCTTCAAACAGGTCGGCCCCAACGGATGGGGCGCCATCGGCGTAAACGCTGGAGGGACCACCGGAAAGGATGATCGCTGCAGGGTTCTTGGCCAAAATGGCTTCGGTGGACAGGGTGTGCGGAACGATCTCCGAGTACACACGGGCCTCACGTACGCGGCGAGCGATAAGCTGCGCGTATTGGGCCCCGTAGTCGACGACCAGAACCGGCTTATGTTCTGGATTTAGGGGAGCTGTAGTCACCGTACTAGTCTACGCGGTTCGCCCCGCGCGAAACAGCCAAGGTGGTGTCATCAGCGTCACCTAGTGGATTTTTGGCAGAAACAAAGGGCGGATCAGTTCATTTATGGTGAACTGATCCGCCCTTCAGGAAGTCAAAGAAGCTAAATGCTAGTAGCGCTTAGCGGCCTTTGGATGCGCGGCCAGCTCGCGGTCTACTTCTGCATGGACCTTGGCTTCGGTATAGAAGGATAGGAATGGAACCACGCCGCCCAATGCAATGGTAATGAAGCGCATGAATGGCCAGCGCATCAGGGACCAGAGGCGGAAGTCAGCGAACAGGTACACGACATACAGCCAGCCGTGGGCAATCAGGATGCCCAAGGAGAGGTTCAATCCCCCGGCTACCTCGGCGCGATTGTACATGCCAATGGCGTTTGCGGTGCCATCCACCAGGGTGCCGCCTACGAACAGCTCCAGGGACCAGAAGTACTTGAAGATCATTTCCAGTACGAGCAGCAATAGCATCACACCGGTGATGTAAGCGAAGACCTTGTAGAAGGTTGCGGCTGCACGGATCTGCTTAGGGGTGCCGCCGAATTTCCGGGGCTTCGGTGCCGGGGTGGTGCTGGACATCGTTGGTGGTTCCTTCCGATTTCGGTAAGAAGTACGGTTTGCGTGAAATGCTATTCGTTGCTGTTGCCAGGCTCGGTGGCGTTGCCGTTCTTGCGTCGGGCTTCGGCGGCGCGCTCAGCGATTTCATCGAGGTCTCGCTGGTAATCATCGCGCACCATGCGGTACCAGAGGAAGATGGCGAAGCCTGCGAAGAGAACCCATTCCAGGCCGTAGAAGACGTTCAGCCAGTTGATCTGGCCTTCTTGCGGTTGCGGTCCGACAATCACGGCCTCCAGGCCAGGCTGTTCTACTGTCTCGCCCTTGGCGGTGGTGATTTCGTGAGCGGTGACAAAACCTTCATAGAGGACTGAGTCCCAGATATTGGCCAGCTGTGCCGATGCGACGGTGGGCAGGGTGGCGCTGCGCAGGTCCTCGCGGAATTCCGGGCCTTCGCTAGGCAGCAGGCGACCGGTGATTTCCAGTTCGCCTTCTGGGGCTGCAGCGGGCTTGGTGGCTTCTGGCTGCCAGCCGCGCACTACGGCAATGCCTGCGTCCTGGGCTGCGCCCTCGACCTTGAATTCGGTCAGCACCCAGACACCGCGCTGGTCATCTTGCAGTCGCGGGGCGACCAGCTGATCAGTTCCGGGGACGAATTCGCCCTCCATGGTGACGATCTGGTCTGCTTTGGTTCCCAGCAGTTCCTTGCCGACTTCCTGATGCTCAATCAGTGCAACCGGCTTCTCGGTCTTATCGATCTTGACCGGTGGCTCGGTTTCTGAGATGCCGAACTGCCAGCCGGAGAGGAGAACGAATCCGGTGGCGAGAGCTAGCGCAGCTATGAGTGCGCCGATCCATTTTAGCTTCAGGGCGGTTTTAAACACACTCTAACGGTACTTCTATTTGGCGTAGAACTCGAAATACGCAGGGCGTGAGATTAGCCCTGCCGCCCTATTTGGCCCCCATGGAACCAACTTGCTTGCCCATTCGTTGAGACCGGGCGCTTAAACGGCACTGGCCCCGTCCTCCATTTGGAGGGCGGGGCCAGAGCCAGATGCTTTAGAAGCGATCAGATTCGTATGGGGAAAGCACAACGTCTACGCGCTGGAATTCCTTCAAGGTCGAGTAGCCGGTGGTAGCCATCGAGCGGCGCAGCGCGCCAACCAGGTTCGAGGTGCCATTGGTTTCATGCGATGGGCCGTGAAGGACCTTCTCCAGGGAACCGACGGTGCCGATCTTGGCACGGTCGCCACGTGGGCTGGCCTCGTGGACAGCTTCCATGCCCCAGTGGTAGCCGGCGCCTGGTGCTTCTTCGGCACGTGCCAGTGCGGTACCGAGCATGACCGCGTCGGCGCCCATGGCGATGGCCTTGACGATGTCGCCGGAGTTGCCCATGCCGCCATCGGCAATGACGTGTACGTAGCGTCCGCCGGACTCTTCAATGTAGTCGCGGCGTGCAGCTGCAACGTCAGCAATTGCGGTTGCCATTGGTGCGTGGATGCCCAAGGTGCGGCGGGTGGTCGAGGATGCGCCGCCACCGAAGCCAACCAGCACGCCAGCTGCGCCGGTGCGCATCAGGTGCATGGCCGGGGTGTATCCGGCTGCGCCGCCAACGATCACTGGGACGTCTAGTTCATAGATGAACTGCTTGAGGTTCAGCGGTTCGGTGGTCTTCGAGACGTGCTCGGCCGAAACGGTGGTGCCGCGGATGACAAAGATGTCCACGCCGGCGGCGATGACGGTCTTGTAGTGCTCCTGAGTGCGCTGCGGAGTCAGCGAGCCGGCGACAACTACGCCGGAGTCGCGGATCTCAGCGATGCGCGAGCTAATCAGCTCAGGCTGGATTGGAGCCGAGTACAGTTCCTGCAGCTTTGCGGTGATCTTCGGGTCGTTGCGGGTTGCCGACTCGGACTTCAGACCGGCGATTTCTGCCAGTACTGCTTCCGGGTTCTCGTAGCGGGTCCACAGCCCTTCGAGGTTCAGCACGCCCAGGCCGCCGAGCTTGCCCAGTGCGATTGCGGTAGCCGGGGAGGTCACCGAATCCATAGGTGCGCCCAGGATGGGGGTGTCGAACTGGAAGGCGTCGATCTGCCAGGACACCGAAACGTCCTTCGGATCACGGGTACGGCGATTCGGTACGATCGCTACGTCGTCCAGGGAATATGCCTTAGTTGCCCGCTTGCCGCGGCCGATCTCAATCTCGTTACTCACCTAACTAGGTTACCAAGATTCCACGATATTCCCGCTTTTGATGCTCTCCTGGCTTTGTTCCATATTCACTTGCCAGTGGCAGCACTTAATGGAACTGCTGGCACTTGGGTGGCACAAAGCCCTGCCAGCAGGTGAGTAAGATCACCGGCTGGCAGGGCTTTTGTTGAGCTAGGTTTACTTGCCAGCCTTGACCGACAAGGCCTGGGCAGTCGCTGCCAGGGCGGTAGCTGCTTGCTCCTCTGCCTGGGCCAGACGCTCAATCGCATCAGCCAGGACTGCGAAGTGCTCAGCGCGCTTGGCGAAATCGATCTCTGGATCAATGAGATCGGCAAACTGATCCCATTGGGAGCTCAGCTGCTGGTAGGCATCTACGTGCGCTGCCAAGGCCGAGAGGCCTGGAAGTTCTGCAGCCTCGGCAAGGAAGTCCGAGTACAGGCCGCGCAAGGCGCCTTCGCCGCTGAAACGCGTGTCCGAGAAGAAGCCGGCAAGCTGGTTCAGGCCGCTGGCCAGTGCTTGCTGGCTGGCGAAGATCTGGGTCCATCCGGTCTTGGCTTCGGTATCGCGCAGACGTGCAGCCAGGGTGTGCATTCCGGTGATGCCGAAGTTCTTGGCGAAGTGCACTGGAACCCCGGACAGCTCGCTGGTACCCAGCAATCGTGCGGTGGTTTCTTCAATGGCTTCAACAGCATTAGCTGCCAAGGTTGGGCCCTTCGGCGAGCGCGAGGATGGGATCCATGCCTGCCAGTGTTTTTCCTTCTTGCGCATGGCGCGGGCGATGGCCAGCTCCTTGGGGCTGATCAGGTTCAGGGCTCCTGATCCGTCATCAACCAGCAGGTTCTTCTTGTGCTCGCCGACTACTACCAGATCCAGGGTCTCGGCTTCGTCAACGGTGCTGCCATCAATCCATGGCAGTGCGCTGATGGCTACGCGGACCACGACCGCTCGCCCTGCATCCAGTGCGGCGTCCATGTATTCCACGGCGCGTTCGGCTGAGCCGGTAGTGCGTTCGGTAACCGTGGCACCGCAGCGGGCCAGCAGATTCTGGGTGTAGGGCTCAGGGTTGTGGCGGGTCACCAGGGTGACTGCGGTTTCTTCCGCGCCCTCATGGGTGAAGGCCATGAAACCGATACCGCCGGCAAGGCCAGACAGCAGGGCCTGGCTCAGTGGCTGGCCGGTGTGCTTGTTGATGACGCCAGCCTGGACCAAGACGCGGTGCCACAGTGCGGCGTCATACTGCACGACATCTTCTGGGGCCGGGTATTCAGGCAACTCATCGGCCGGTGCGGCAGCCGGAGCGTTCTTGCCCTTCTGCTCCTGGGCCTTGGCCTTGTCGCGTGCTTCCTTGGCATAGTCGCGTGCGGCGGCAGCGCGGGCAGCCCGAGGACTTTCGGGCTTGCCGGCCAAGATGTTCTTGCGCGCGGTGGTGTAGCTCTCCCCCGTGCGTTCCATACGCTGGCGGGTTTGCTTCTTCAGGTTGGCTGGCTGGCCCAAATTGATGTCCTTCGTTGACGGTCACTCACTTGCGGGTGGTTCCCGCGCACCGAGAGGTATTGCCGAGCTTTCATTCTACGTGGGGTCCGGGGTGCAGGCTGTCTCGTGCACTGTGCTTCTGGACAAGTCCCCAACGAAAATCCATGAGATAACGATGAGGCAACGTATCCATTTCCCGAGGCAACTTTGTCCCTGCCCTCCCATAGACTCAGGTCCAACACCGCTTCGCTCTTCTTCAGAAAGACAATCGTGCGCACATCAAAGACCTGTTTACCCCTGCTTGCCGCCGCATTACTTGGGCTGGCAGCCTGCACTGCTCCTGGTACTGAAGAGGCCGCGCCGTCCAAGCCTGCAGTCAAAGCTGCTTCTGAACAGCTGGAACCATCGGAACTGCCAGCACCTGAGGAGAAGCAACCTACGAAGGCACCCGAGGACTATTCGAAAAAAGAGCTGCAGGACTGGGCCGATGAGAAGATGCAGCAATGGATGGATGACATCAATGAGGGATGGGAGGACGTTGTCATGGACATCGACGAGCCCAAGGACTTCTTGAAGTGGTACCCAACGGATCCGCACGGGCATATGCTTCCCTTCGAAGCCCCCGAATACGGTGAATTGCTGATTACTCTTGAACCCTATGCTTGGGAAGTCGATGCCCATTCCGACTTGGCATATGTAGGCAGCAATACGATGCTTCGAATCGGTGAGCGGGACAAGGACCTGCGCTCTGTCACCGTGGTAACCCAGGACGGTCAATTCGAATACGTGGCAACCCGTGGCGATTGGCCATCCGTCGAAGGCTGATGGCCAGCCCCGTCGGCCTATGGCCTCGGCGTGGATGCGCTGACTTCAGCTACCGGCTGCGCATCTGGATGCTGTAGCTGTGGGCAACCTGCACCATAGTGGCAGCTGTGCTTCCCACAATTGAACTCATTAAATGGAAAAGATCCTGGTGGAATCCGCTCTAGAGCGGATTCCACCAGGATCTTTTCAATGAGCATTAGCGCGAACGGTAGTTCGGAGCCTCAACGGTCATCATGATGTCGTGCGGGTGCGATTCCTTCAGACCAGCTGCCGTGATGCGCACGAACTTGCCGCGTGCCTTCAGCTCTGGAACGGTGCGTCCACCGACGTAGAACATGGTCTGGCGCAGGCCGCCTACCAGCTGGTGGGTTACTGCCGACAGCGGGCCGCGGTAAGGAACCTGGCCTTCGATGCCTTCTGGGATCAGCTTCTCGTTGGAAGGAGCATCAGCCTGGAAGTAGCGGTCCTTGGAGTACGAGGTGTTCTTGCCTCGGGTTTCCATGGCGCCCATCGAGCCCATGCCGCGGTAGGCCTTGAACTGCTTGCCGCCCATGAAGACCAGATCGCCTGGGGACTCTGCGGTACCTGCCAGCAGGGAGCCGAGCATGACCGAGTCGGCACCGGCAACCAGTGCCTTGCCGATATCGCCGGAGTGCTGCAGGCCGCCGTCAGCGATCACAGGAACACCAGCTGGGATTGCTGCCTTGGCTGCTTCGTAGATGGCGGTAACCTGTGGAACGCCCACGCCGGCAACGATACGGGTGGTGCAGATCGAGCCCGGGCCCACGCCAACCTTGATGGCATCCGCGCCAGCGTCGATCAGCGCCTTGGCGCCATCGTAGGTGGCTGCCTGGCCGCCGATGATGTCCACGTGTGCAGCGGCTGGATCCTTCTTCAGGCGTGCAATCATGTCCAGTACGCCCTGGGAGTGGCCGTTGGCGGTGTCGACTACCAGCGCGTCAACGCCGGCGTCGATCAGGGTCATGGCACGCTCGTAGCCTTCGCCGAAGAAGCCGACAGCAGCTGCAACACGCAGACGGCCCTCCTCGTCCTTGGTCGCCAGCGGGTACTGCTCGGCCTTGTCGAAGTCCTTGACGGTGATCAAGCCGGTGAGCTTGCCGTCGTTATCGATGAGTGGAAGCTTCTCGATGCGGTTCTTGGACAGGAGCTCGATAACCTTCTCTGGAGCTACACCGTCATGAGCGGTAACCAGCGGCATGCCGGTCATCACTTCGTAGACCTTGGTGGTCATGTAGCGTTCGCGAGGAACAAAGCGGGTGTCGCGGTTGGTGATGATGCCCAACAGCTTGCGGTTCTCATCTACCACTGGCAGACCGGAGACGCGGTACTGAGCGCACAACTCATCCCATTCAGCCAAGGTGGCACCTGGGTGCACAGTGACTGGGTCGGTGATCATGCCAGACTCGCTGCGCTTAACCTGGTCAACCTGCTTGGCCTGGGACTCAATGGAAAGGTTGCGGTGGATCACGCCGATACCGCCCTGGCGTGCCAGCGCGATTGCCATGGGTGCTTCGGTCACCGTGTCCATTGCAGCGGAGCTGATAGGCACCTGGATGTTGATGCGCTTGGTGAAGCGAGTGGTGGTGTCCGCTTCCGAGGGAATCACATCCGTCGGGCCAGGCAACAACAGAACGTCGTCGTAGGTGAGTCCTTCAAAGGCAAAGGGGTTGAACTCAGTCACGTGGGAACCTTTCGGGGCGACAGCGGAGGTTGGTTAAATGGTAGAGCTCTTTTGGCGTTCCGGTTATTCCTACTCGGCGCACTGTGTTCAACCTCATGCTCTATCCGGTATCCGGGTGACTTATTCCCAGTTTGTTGCTTCCTTGAATGAGGAGGCGAACTGGTTCTTGGCACTGAGCACGAAAGTCTTGGACAGGTGCGAATCATCCAGGTAGGTCAAGACGTTGCCAATGACAGCTTTGCAGACCCCCTCAGGGCAGAGCAACCCCGTCATGTCGAGGGAAACAACCTGATCCCCGTAATCCCTTGAGTCTAGGAATTTCTCTACCGGATTCACGCTGTTCAAGGCGTAGCCAACCGAACCATCGCAGTTGGCGAAGTTGTCCTTATTGGAATCAACGCACTCTGGAATAGAGTAGGAATAGCGCGGGGTATCGCGCATCGCAATTACGCGGCTGCCGGCATCCAGCAGCGGCTGGATCATCGCTTCGTAGTTATCGACCAGGATCTCCTGCTCCCCGGGGCTGCGCAGCATCGCGTCGGGCCGGGCCACCGTCTTGCTGGCGGTGGTCAGCACCATCTCCGGCGCCAGGTCTGCAACGTAGTCCTGCGCGGCGTCCTGGAAGTCAGAACAGGTTTCTTTCACCCGGTCGGCATCCGAGCCGTAGCGGCAACCTGGCTCATAGACCAGGATCCAGCTTCCGCCAGCTTCCTCGATCATCGCCGAGGCAGCTGCAGACCAGTGCTGCATATGCGAGTCGCCCAGCAGCACCAGGTCCGGTGCTCCCCCGTCAAAGGTGCCACCCTGCTCGCAGAACCGGATGCGCTCATCATCTGGCGCTGCGGCCCCTTCGCAGACTTCGCCGGGGGTCTGCCATTCGCTATCCAGTTCGGTAGCCAGCGGCAGCACCAGGGATGTTGGCGAAGGATCCCAGCCCTCGGTGGCGTTCGCCCCGGGGTTGTCGGTGGCGGTCTGCGCAGCTGCCATAGCACGGCGGTGCTCGACGTTGTTCTCCCACGCCATGACCGGAAGGCTAGCTACGCCAAGGCCCACGGCAACCGCTGCAAACTGGGCGATCAGCTTGAAACCGCTCTGCGGAATCAACCGTGAGAAACTTGCGCTGGCCTGCCATGCAATAGCCGGTTTTTCAATGAATTTGGTGGCGCACCACGAGGCGGCGATGGATACCAGGATCAGCACCGTACCTGCCAGGAAGGATGCTTTCTGTTTTCCGGAGACCTCTAGGTAGAAGACCAGCAACGGCCAGTGCCACAGGTACATGCCGTAGGACAGGTCGCCCAGCTTCACCAGCGGAGACAGGGAAAGCAGTCCCGACGGGTTGGTCCAGCTGCGTGGTGCCGGGGCGGCAATAACCAGGGCTGCCGCCACTGTAGGAACCAGGGCCATGAAGCCCGGGAACTGCCCTTGGACATCCAGTACGGCTCCGCTGCCAATGACGGTGAGCAGGCCGGCCCAGCCACCGAAGCGGCGGATCTTCTCGGGCAGGCTGGAGAGCCACGGCAATGCCAAGGCGAGCAGCGAACCGAGGGCGAATTCCCATAGGCGCGCGCCGGTGTGGAAGTAAGCCACCTGCTGGTTGGTGGCGGTGATGTAAATAGAGAACGCCAGGGAACCAATGAAGATGGCACCGAAAGCACTACCGGCCACCCAAGCGAAGTTGTGGCGGGAGAAGAACTTTTTCCAGATCAACGCGCTGCCGGCAAGCACCAGCGGCCAAAGGATGAAAATCTGTCCTTGGACAGACAAAGACCAGAAATGCTGCAGCGGGGATGCCGAGGCGGTATTGAAAGCGTAGTAGTCCACCTGGTGATCCGAGAGGTACCAGTTCTGCCAATAGAACAGCGAAGCGCTGGACTGGTCAATCAGCTCCAGCCAACGTGTGCTTGGCAGGATGATCCAAGCGGCAATGACCACGCCGATGATCACCACCGCGGCTTGCGGGATCAGCCGGGAGAATCGATGCAGCCAGCCATCTACCAGTGGTGGACGCTGCCCGCGGGCGATTCGACGTGCAGTGGATGAAGTGAGGAAAAAGGCGGAGAGCATCAAGAAGATGTCGACACCGCCGGAGACCTTGGAGAACCAGATGTGATAACACATCACCAGCAGGACTGCGAGGGCGCGAAGTCCCTGCAAATCGACTCGGAAACCTGCACGTTCAGTGCTATTCCGAGGCTGTTTCAGGGTTTGGCTCACAGACTGCACTTCCGTCGGGGACTTGGCTTGTCCTCGGCGTTGAGTTTTCAATTCACGTCAGACAACCAACCATCATACCAACCCAGTGCGTTCCAGCCCCGGAATTCCGCTGATTCTGCGTTGTGAATCCGGCTATATTGCTACCGGTATCGTGCTGACCTGCTGTGGTTTAGCCGAGGATTTTCGAGAACCTTGTTCAATAACGTGGTGGCTTGGCTCCGATGAGACGTTGGCAGTGACCATCCAGGATCTTTGGCACCTATTCGGCAACCCCTTTGCCAACGCGAAGCAGGCACCGCTCCCCCGGCTCCTGGATACCAGCATCAGGTGTAATGGCATTGAAAAAGCCGCCGTTGGTTCCAAGAATCTAATCCTGGAATCAACAGCGGCTTTCGTTCACGAAGCGTTGCTTGCGTGACTGGCTCAAGCCTTAGTGGCTGTGTGCCTCGTCAGCTGCTTCAACCTTCTCGGCCACCAAGGTCTCGGTGGTCAAAACCAAGGCTGCGATCGATGCTGCGTTGCGCAGTGCCGAACGGGTGACCTTGACCGGGTCGATGACACCTGCGTGGAGCAGGTTCTCGTAGACGCCGGTCTTGGCGTTGAAGCCTTCGTTGGCTGGCGATTCCGCCACCTTGGAAGCGACTACTGCGCCGTCGAAGCCGGCGTTGGTAGCGATCCAGAACAGCGGCTGCACCAGTGCGCGGCGAACAATCGCTACGCCTGCTTCTACGTCGCCTTCAGCTGATGCGATGCGGGCATCGGTATCCAGCGTAGCCAGTGCATCTACCAGTGCGGTACCGCCACCGGCAACAATGCCTTCTTCCAGAGCTGCACGGGTGGAGGACACTGCGTCCTCGATGCGGTGCTTGCGTTCCTTCAGCTCGACCTCGGTGGAAGCGCCCACCTTGATCACGCCGATGCCGCCGGCCAGCTTGGCCAGGCGCTCGGAAAGCTTCTCGCGGTCCCACTCCGAATCGGTGCGGTTCAGCTCTGCCTTCAGCTGGGCTACGCGCTCTGCAACATCTTCCTCGGTGCCAGCGCCATCAACGATGGTGGTGGAATCCTTGGTGACGGTTACGCGGCGGGCCGAGCCGAGCACCTCGGTGCCAACCTGGTCCAGGGACAGGCCCAGTTCCGGGGAGACAACCTGGGCGCCGGTGAGGATCGCCAGATCCTGCATCATGGCCTTGCGGCGGTCGCCGAAGCCTGGAGCCTTGACGGCAACCACGTTCAGCAAGCCGCGCAGCTTGTTGACCACCAGGGTAGACAGGGCTTCGCCCTCGACGTCTTCAGCGATGATCAGCAGTGGCTTCTTGGCTTCCAGGACCTTTTCCAGCAGCGGCAGGAATTCTGCCACGGTGGAGATCTTGGAAGGGTTGATCAGGATCAGGGCGTCTTCCAGGACAACTTCCTGGCGCTCCTGGTCGGTAATGAACTGAGGCGAGAGGTAGCCCTTGTC comes from Glutamicibacter arilaitensis Re117 and encodes:
- a CDS encoding BtrH N-terminal domain-containing protein, with amino-acid sequence MGQPANLKKQTRQRMERTGESYTTARKNILAGKPESPRAARAAAARDYAKEARDKAKAQEQKGKNAPAAAPADELPEYPAPEDVVQYDAALWHRVLVQAGVINKHTGQPLSQALLSGLAGGIGFMAFTHEGAEETAVTLVTRHNPEPYTQNLLARCGATVTERTTGSAERAVEYMDAALDAGRAVVVRVAISALPWIDGSTVDEAETLDLVVVGEHKKNLLVDDGSGALNLISPKELAIARAMRKKEKHWQAWIPSSRSPKGPTLAANAVEAIEETTARLLGTSELSGVPVHFAKNFGITGMHTLAARLRDTEAKTGWTQIFASQQALASGLNQLAGFFSDTRFSGEGALRGLYSDFLAEAAELPGLSALAAHVDAYQQLSSQWDQFADLIDPEIDFAKRAEHFAVLADAIERLAQAEEQAATALAATAQALSVKAGK
- the guaA gene encoding glutamine-hydrolyzing GMP synthase produces the protein MTTAPLNPEHKPVLVVDYGAQYAQLIARRVREARVYSEIVPHTLSTEAILAKNPAAIILSGGPSSVYADGAPSVGADLFEAGVPVLGICYGFQAMANALGGTVSETGLREYGRTATTFDGEARSILAGAAQAPTVWMSHGDAVSKAPEGFEVLATTAGAPVAAFANEAKRLYGVQWHPEVKHCEYGQDVLENFLYNGAGLKGDWTADNIADEQIERIRAQVGTGKAICGLSGGVDSAVAAALVQRAIGDQLTCVFVNHGLLREGEAEQVEKDFVASTGAKLYIADERERFLTALDGVTDPETKRKIIGREFIRAFEAAEAAIIAEAASEGEPVKFLVQGTLYPDIVESGGGEGTSNIKSHHNVGGLPEDLQFELVEPLRTLFKDEVRAVGRELGLPEEIVGRQPFPGPGLGIRIIGAVNEERLSILRKADAIARAELTAAGLDDEVWQMPVVLLADVRSVGVQGDHRTYGHPIVLRPVSSEDAMTADWSHLPYDLLSKISNRITNEVDGVNRVVLDVTSKPPGTIEWE
- a CDS encoding DUF3817 domain-containing protein, coding for MSSTTPAPKPRKFGGTPKQIRAAATFYKVFAYITGVMLLLLVLEMIFKYFWSLELFVGGTLVDGTANAIGMYNRAEVAGGLNLSLGILIAHGWLYVVYLFADFRLWSLMRWPFMRFITIALGGVVPFLSFYTEAKVHAEVDRELAAHPKAAKRY
- a CDS encoding acyltransferase family protein, with the protein product MSQTLKQPRNSTERAGFRVDLQGLRALAVLLVMCYHIWFSKVSGGVDIFLMLSAFFLTSSTARRIARGQRPPLVDGWLHRFSRLIPQAAVVIIGVVIAAWIILPSTRWLELIDQSSASLFYWQNWYLSDHQVDYYAFNTASASPLQHFWSLSVQGQIFILWPLVLAGSALIWKKFFSRHNFAWVAGSAFGAIFIGSLAFSIYITATNQQVAYFHTGARLWEFALGSLLALALPWLSSLPEKIRRFGGWAGLLTVIGSGAVLDVQGQFPGFMALVPTVAAALVIAAPAPRSWTNPSGLLSLSPLVKLGDLSYGMYLWHWPLLVFYLEVSGKQKASFLAGTVLILVSIAASWCATKFIEKPAIAWQASASFSRLIPQSGFKLIAQFAAVAVGLGVASLPVMAWENNVEHRRAMAAAQTATDNPGANATEGWDPSPTSLVLPLATELDSEWQTPGEVCEGAAAPDDERIRFCEQGGTFDGGAPDLVLLGDSHMQHWSAAASAMIEEAGGSWILVYEPGCRYGSDADRVKETCSDFQDAAQDYVADLAPEMVLTTASKTVARPDAMLRSPGEQEILVDNYEAMIQPLLDAGSRVIAMRDTPRYSYSIPECVDSNKDNFANCDGSVGYALNSVNPVEKFLDSRDYGDQVVSLDMTGLLCPEGVCKAVIGNVLTYLDDSHLSKTFVLSAKNQFASSFKEATNWE
- a CDS encoding GuaB3 family IMP dehydrogenase-related protein, with translation MSNEIEIGRGKRATKAYSLDDVAIVPNRRTRDPKDVSVSWQIDAFQFDTPILGAPMDSVTSPATAIALGKLGGLGVLNLEGLWTRYENPEAVLAEIAGLKSESATRNDPKITAKLQELYSAPIQPELISSRIAEIRDSGVVVAGSLTPQRTQEHYKTVIAAGVDIFVIRGTTVSAEHVSKTTEPLNLKQFIYELDVPVIVGGAAGYTPAMHLMRTGAAGVLVGFGGGASSTTRRTLGIHAPMATAIADVAAARRDYIEESGGRYVHVIADGGMGNSGDIVKAIAMGADAVMLGTALARAEEAPGAGYHWGMEAVHEASPRGDRAKIGTVGSLEKVLHGPSHETNGTSNLVGALRRSMATTGYSTLKEFQRVDVVLSPYESDRF
- the guaB gene encoding IMP dehydrogenase; protein product: MTEFNPFAFEGLTYDDVLLLPGPTDVIPSEADTTTRFTKRINIQVPISSAAMDTVTEAPMAIALARQGGIGVIHRNLSIESQAKQVDQVKRSESGMITDPVTVHPGATLAEWDELCAQYRVSGLPVVDENRKLLGIITNRDTRFVPRERYMTTKVYEVMTGMPLVTAHDGVAPEKVIELLSKNRIEKLPLIDNDGKLTGLITVKDFDKAEQYPLATKDEEGRLRVAAAVGFFGEGYERAMTLIDAGVDALVVDTANGHSQGVLDMIARLKKDPAAAHVDIIGGQAATYDGAKALIDAGADAIKVGVGPGSICTTRIVAGVGVPQVTAIYEAAKAAIPAGVPVIADGGLQHSGDIGKALVAGADSVMLGSLLAGTAESPGDLVFMGGKQFKAYRGMGSMGAMETRGKNTSYSKDRYFQADAPSNEKLIPEGIEGQVPYRGPLSAVTHQLVGGLRQTMFYVGGRTVPELKARGKFVRITAAGLKESHPHDIMMTVEAPNYRSR
- a CDS encoding SURF1 family cytochrome oxidase biogenesis protein — its product is MFKTALKLKWIGALIAALALATGFVLLSGWQFGISETEPPVKIDKTEKPVALIEHQEVGKELLGTKADQIVTMEGEFVPGTDQLVAPRLQDDQRGVWVLTEFKVEGAAQDAGIAVVRGWQPEATKPAAAPEGELEITGRLLPSEGPEFREDLRSATLPTVASAQLANIWDSVLYEGFVTAHEITTAKGETVEQPGLEAVIVGPQPQEGQINWLNVFYGLEWVLFAGFAIFLWYRMVRDDYQRDLDEIAERAAEARRKNGNATEPGNSNE